Genomic segment of Drosophila ananassae strain 14024-0371.13 chromosome 2L, ASM1763931v2, whole genome shotgun sequence:
CAAATAATCGTGCTGGCGAAGCCAAAGAGTGGAAATAATTTTGACAAATTACATGGCCACATAGGTGGAGAGAGGACGGGTGTTTGAAAAATATGGTGGAAATTTTTCAACACGTTCGTCGTCTCCATCATCGTTTGTCTCGGCATTTCGACAGAAGCCGACAGGAAAAAAATTCATAATCACATAAAATTCAACAATAACACGCAAATTTCGTCTCTTCATGTATCAAGACAAATTCGGATTCTCATTTTtaggttgtttttttttaggcaGGGATAGAAAAGTGAATTTTGGTTTTTACCCTCAGCATCGTAGGCGACTTCGGTGGGGCGGGGTCCCCAGCGACCGGCTTTGACGGGAGTGGGACTTGGCGAGCCGGCGCGCTCGAAAATACCGAGTGACCGGCTGggggcagcagcagctgcggcAACATCAGCTGCCGCCGATTCAGCCTCGGCGATCGTGGGCAACTTACTTTCAAAGAGTTCATCCAGGGGTTCCAGCGAGCTGGCGCGGAAGCTGGGACGCGTGAACGGAGCCAAGCTGGTGGCACGGTCGAAGACCGATGGTCCGCGGGGCACGCTGCCCTCGCGGCCCCAATAGGTTGGTGGGGGCACGTACGGCTCGCTGCCAGCGCGGGTGGTGCGGCTGGGGCGGAACGGAGAGGCCGAGCGACGAGCTGTAACCAGAATATATGATATGATGATTTAAGTATCTATCCTCGGGCTACAAAAGATTCTCAAGAATTTTTTCTAATCAATTATTTCTTCTCAAAAATTCTTTACTTTAAGgactatattttttgaaattgtcTCAAggtttcaaaaaattattttttttaatatttgttggGTTTTCctaactttaaataaaatcaaaagtttctgttcctattttaaaaaagaagttttctaataatttaatgtttaacTTTCGTAACCTTCTTAGAGTAATGCTGGTCCATTGCATTAGAAAATCTTTTATGTTCTTACCAATTACTTACCAGAAGAAAAATCATCACCAACCAACGATGGTTACACAAAAATGTAGAACAGAAATGGAAAACAAACAACATACTGAACAAAATACATAGTAAACAATTACACAAAACTGTGGGCACGAAACACAATTACAATTTGGAATATActtgaatttttgattttgaattcCTCGCGAGGGGGAATCTTAATATGTTCTGCCATTGGAGATGAGACATAAGACTGGATTGGAGAATTcgttaaatatttcatttggttttgcataaatatttttagttttaata
This window contains:
- the LOC6499946 gene encoding uncharacterized protein LOC6499946 isoform X9 → MQEIERRYPSRYGLYLKDKPLTPNALVPLEYEPEDKLLAELNKARRSASPFRPSRTTRAGSEPYVPPPTYWGREGSVPRGPSVFDRATSLAPFTRPSFRASSLEPLDELFESKLPTIAEAESAAADVAAAAAAPSRSLGIFERAGSPSPTPVKAGRWGPRPTEVAYDAEGLPIFHPRNRFRDLLSPSPNLPVSSIVRDPFWWDVDDLVPFRATSVPRASSPVARDSYLSPVKNRYLWSKHPARPLTPHRSIL